The Borreliella mayonii genome has a segment encoding these proteins:
- the mnmD gene encoding tRNA (5-methylaminomethyl-2-thiouridine)(34)-methyltransferase MnmD, with protein MKKPTFKDKTIYSSKFDDIYYNPKHGIEESFYTFIKGCNLDLELKTKENLLIAELGFGTGLNFICLLKFIKENNITSKINYYSIEKFPLEKKTIMQISKFFVEEAPYFKLMLKHYPKIPKKNLKLKITENVNLKILIGNAKIKIKEIPKNVEYWFLDGFNPKKNPEMWSNEIFNLISKKSNSECKLSTFSSARIVKDGLKLANFKHIHIEKGFGNKRHMIKAQKN; from the coding sequence ATGAAAAAGCCAACTTTTAAAGATAAAACTATATATTCAAGTAAATTCGATGACATCTATTACAATCCAAAGCATGGAATTGAAGAGAGTTTTTATACATTTATTAAAGGTTGTAATCTAGACTTAGAATTAAAAACAAAAGAAAATCTTTTAATAGCAGAGTTGGGATTTGGAACAGGATTAAACTTTATATGTCTTTTAAAATTCATAAAAGAAAACAACATAACCTCAAAAATTAATTATTATTCTATAGAAAAATTTCCACTCGAAAAAAAAACAATAATGCAAATTTCAAAGTTTTTCGTTGAAGAAGCCCCTTATTTTAAATTAATGTTAAAACATTACCCTAAAATTCCCAAAAAAAATTTAAAACTAAAAATAACGGAAAATGTCAATTTAAAAATTTTAATTGGAAACGCTAAAATAAAAATCAAAGAAATTCCTAAAAATGTAGAATACTGGTTTTTAGATGGATTTAATCCTAAAAAAAATCCTGAAATGTGGAGCAACGAAATATTTAATTTAATTTCTAAGAAAAGCAATTCAGAATGCAAGCTTTCAACATTTTCCTCTGCAAGAATTGTAAAAGATGGCTTAAAACTTGCTAATTTCAAACACATTCACATAGAAAAAGGATTTGGAAATAAAAGACATATGATAAAAGCTCAAAAAAATTGA
- the groES gene encoding co-chaperone GroES, whose protein sequence is MKNIKPLADRVLIKIKEAESKTISGLYIPENAKEKTNIGTVIAVGSNKEEITVKVGDTVLYEKYAGAAVKIENKEHLILKAKEIVAIIEE, encoded by the coding sequence ATGAAGAATATTAAGCCGTTAGCTGATAGAGTTTTAATAAAAATCAAAGAAGCTGAGAGTAAAACAATCTCAGGACTTTACATACCAGAAAATGCAAAAGAAAAAACAAATATTGGGACAGTTATAGCCGTTGGTTCTAACAAAGAAGAAATCACTGTAAAAGTTGGCGACACTGTACTTTATGAAAAGTATGCAGGAGCTGCTGTAAAAATCGAGAATAAAGAACATTTAATACTAAAAGCAAAAGAAATAGTTGCAATAATAGAAGAGTAA
- a CDS encoding ABC-F family ATP-binding cassette domain-containing protein: protein MITVSNLEVAFGERVLFKDVNIKFSPGNCYGIIGANGAGKSTFLKVLGGMIEASKGEISIPKNQRLAALEQDQFAYDAYKVIDTVIMGHKRLYSVQKEKDEIYNKPDFTDADGIRAGELEAEFSELGGYEAESAAAVLLKGLGIDELIHNNLMGDIEGSLKVRVLLAQALFGEPDILLLDEPTNNLDLQSIKWLEEFLINFENTVIVVSHDRHFLNQVCTHIVDIDYGKIQVYLGNYDFWYETSQILNKQLKDAKKRSEDKIAELKTFIQRFSSNASKSRQATSRKKLIEKIKVEDLKPSSRKFPYVNFKSERELGKNVLTIKNLIKEFEGNLILNKFSIIIEPQQKIVFLGNPMFATFLFDIITNEDKNYKGHYEWGSTVNFSYFNKDNGKYFDLDLNLIDWLRQYSKEQDETYIRGFLGRMLFSQDEALKKVNVLSGGEKVRCMLAKAMLSGANVLILDQPTNHLDLEAITSLNAGLKEFKGVVLFTSHDHQFIDTVANRIIEFTPNGIIDRYMTFPEYVDDTKIRDLRNNLYGNNAGFRL, encoded by the coding sequence TTGATAACTGTAAGTAATTTAGAAGTTGCATTTGGAGAGAGAGTTTTATTCAAAGACGTAAATATTAAATTTTCTCCTGGAAATTGTTATGGAATAATTGGTGCTAATGGGGCAGGAAAAAGCACTTTTTTAAAAGTATTAGGGGGAATGATTGAAGCTAGTAAGGGTGAAATATCTATCCCTAAAAATCAAAGATTAGCAGCCCTTGAACAAGATCAATTTGCCTATGATGCATATAAGGTTATAGATACTGTTATTATGGGGCACAAAAGACTTTATTCTGTTCAAAAAGAAAAAGATGAAATTTATAATAAGCCTGATTTTACCGATGCGGATGGGATTAGAGCCGGTGAGCTTGAAGCAGAATTTTCAGAGCTTGGAGGATACGAGGCTGAATCTGCTGCAGCAGTTCTTCTTAAGGGTCTTGGAATAGATGAGTTAATTCATAATAATTTAATGGGTGATATTGAAGGGTCTTTAAAGGTTAGAGTTCTTTTAGCTCAAGCGCTTTTTGGCGAGCCTGACATATTGCTTCTTGATGAGCCTACCAATAACCTTGATCTACAATCTATTAAATGGTTAGAAGAGTTTTTGATTAATTTTGAAAATACAGTTATTGTTGTATCTCACGATAGACATTTTTTAAATCAAGTTTGTACTCATATTGTTGACATTGATTATGGAAAGATTCAAGTATATCTTGGAAATTATGATTTTTGGTATGAAACAAGTCAGATTTTAAATAAGCAACTAAAAGATGCTAAAAAGCGATCTGAAGATAAAATTGCCGAACTTAAGACATTTATTCAAAGATTTTCTAGTAATGCATCTAAGTCTAGACAAGCAACATCAAGGAAAAAGTTAATTGAAAAAATAAAGGTTGAAGATTTGAAGCCTTCTTCAAGAAAGTTTCCTTATGTTAATTTCAAAAGCGAAAGAGAACTTGGCAAGAATGTTCTTACAATTAAAAATTTAATAAAAGAATTTGAAGGGAATTTAATTTTAAATAAATTTAGTATTATTATTGAACCCCAACAAAAAATTGTTTTTTTGGGAAATCCCATGTTTGCAACTTTTTTGTTTGATATCATTACAAATGAAGATAAAAATTATAAAGGTCATTATGAATGGGGATCTACCGTTAATTTTTCATATTTTAATAAAGATAATGGAAAATATTTTGATTTAGATTTGAATTTAATTGATTGGTTGCGTCAGTATTCAAAAGAACAAGATGAAACTTATATTAGAGGATTTTTAGGTCGAATGCTTTTTAGTCAAGATGAAGCTTTAAAAAAGGTAAATGTTCTCTCAGGAGGAGAAAAAGTAAGATGCATGCTTGCTAAGGCTATGCTTAGCGGAGCTAATGTTTTAATACTAGACCAGCCCACAAATCACTTAGATCTTGAAGCAATTACATCTTTAAATGCTGGGCTTAAAGAGTTTAAAGGAGTTGTTCTTTTTACATCACATGATCATCAATTTATAGATACTGTTGCTAATAGAATTATTGAGTTTACTCCCAACGGAATAATTGATCGATATATGACTTTTCCCGAGTATGTTGATGATACTAAGATTAGAGACCTGAGAAATAATCTTTATGGCAATAATGCTGGTTTTAGGCTTTAG
- a CDS encoding PQQ-binding-like beta-propeller repeat protein, which produces MRGLLFIFVFSASFLRLYSGINLYFQKALTGKVAGNPIIDEKRDTITVLTKDRWLTTYTMSFEKRYSYRLNRMPYPYLLKDFDNGYYVVTVRNEVQKIRRGKLVWKYKLDFSPLSAPAIGNDSILVPLVNEKVVSIDLSSGEKMFEVDIGGRPTTSPVVFDNGDFCIASENDEIFLFDSLGNKKWFSKLVAFPFLLMINTKKDVVVGHKSGHIVAYGRDFGEVVSSIKLDFPINFLFEKFNGEYVAISSVGMFFDLNRNFKLKFKKKMNFEIDKAVLYNNRNLLISTKSNGVLSFKEDFDISFSDAKLKDLSGLSANSGIIVLGGDDWVLSTYYYEYDKELDVSVWNHFGGNKYNQGRIDLKEKRFVDYDKNYLLLEEILNSNYSDVSYNKFLEILDCLAAEHENFPTKYLNLYEKAFNVWLLSEKRFDRIASRGKLYRYFVYVNDEASIKSFINLAIRERDINNIITIVQTITKFESYYGQDCIIYNYIQNIVLNYQGNLEIAYSVILNLRNIILNSTAELLKLCKHKYIKLLMFMRRQNFSENINKYINEIISSIQDISGTQD; this is translated from the coding sequence TTGAGAGGTCTACTTTTTATATTTGTGTTTTCAGCTTCTTTTTTAAGGCTTTATTCTGGTATTAATTTATATTTTCAAAAAGCATTAACTGGTAAAGTTGCAGGCAATCCAATTATTGATGAAAAACGTGATACTATTACGGTTTTAACAAAAGACAGATGGTTAACTACTTATACAATGTCATTTGAGAAAAGATATTCTTATAGACTAAATAGAATGCCATATCCTTATCTTTTGAAAGATTTTGATAATGGGTATTATGTTGTTACAGTTAGAAATGAAGTTCAAAAGATCAGAAGAGGAAAGCTTGTTTGGAAATATAAGCTTGATTTTTCACCTTTGAGTGCTCCTGCCATAGGGAATGATAGCATTTTAGTTCCCCTTGTTAATGAAAAGGTCGTTTCTATTGATTTAAGTAGTGGAGAAAAAATGTTTGAGGTTGATATAGGTGGCAGACCTACTACTTCTCCTGTAGTTTTTGATAATGGTGATTTTTGTATTGCAAGTGAAAATGATGAAATATTTTTGTTTGATTCTTTGGGCAATAAGAAGTGGTTTTCCAAGCTAGTTGCTTTCCCTTTTTTGTTAATGATAAATACAAAAAAAGATGTAGTTGTTGGGCATAAGTCAGGCCATATTGTTGCTTATGGGAGAGATTTTGGGGAGGTTGTTAGTTCTATTAAGTTAGATTTTCCTATTAATTTTTTGTTTGAAAAGTTTAATGGTGAATATGTAGCAATTTCAAGTGTTGGCATGTTTTTTGATTTGAATAGAAACTTTAAGCTTAAATTCAAAAAAAAAATGAACTTTGAGATTGATAAAGCTGTTCTTTATAATAATAGAAATCTTTTAATTTCAACCAAATCAAATGGAGTTTTGTCTTTCAAGGAAGATTTTGATATATCTTTTTCAGATGCTAAACTTAAGGATTTGTCAGGACTTAGTGCTAATTCAGGTATTATTGTCTTAGGGGGAGATGATTGGGTTCTTAGCACTTATTATTACGAATACGACAAAGAGCTTGATGTTAGCGTTTGGAACCATTTTGGAGGTAATAAATATAATCAAGGCAGAATAGATTTAAAAGAAAAACGTTTTGTGGATTATGATAAAAATTATTTACTTCTTGAAGAGATCCTTAATTCTAATTATAGTGATGTTTCTTATAATAAATTTTTGGAGATTTTGGATTGTCTTGCAGCTGAACATGAAAATTTTCCTACAAAATATTTAAATTTATATGAAAAAGCTTTTAATGTGTGGCTTTTATCAGAAAAGAGGTTTGATAGAATTGCTTCAAGGGGCAAGCTTTATAGATATTTTGTATATGTTAATGATGAAGCTTCGATTAAGAGTTTTATTAATTTGGCAATTAGAGAGAGAGATATTAATAATATAATTACCATAGTCCAAACTATTACTAAATTTGAAAGTTATTATGGGCAAGATTGTATTATATACAATTACATCCAAAATATAGTGTTAAATTATCAAGGCAATTTAGAAATAGCTTATTCTGTGATTTTAAATTTGAGAAATATAATTTTAAATTCAACAGCCGAACTTCTTAAACTTTGTAAGCATAAGTATATAAAGTTATTAATGTTTATGAGGCGGCAAAATTTTTCTGAAAATATTAACAAGTACATTAATGAAATTATTTCAAGCATTCAAGATATTTCGGGCACGCAAGATTGA
- a CDS encoding P83/100 family protein, which yields MKKMLLIFSFFLIFLNGFPLNAREVDKKKLKDFVNMDLEFVNYKGPYDSTNTYEQIVGIGEFLARPLTNSNSNSSYYGKYFINRFIDDQDKKASVDVFSIGSKSELDSILNLRRILTGYLIKSFDYDRSSAELIAKVITIYNAVYRGDLDYYKGFYIETALKSLTKENAGLSRVYSQWAGKTQIFIPLKKDILSGNIESDIDIDSLVTDKVVSALLSENEAGVNFARDITDIQGETHKADQDKIDIELDNIHESDSNITETIENLRDQLEKATDEEHKKKIESQVDAKKKQKEELDKKAINLDKAQQKLDSAEDNLDVQRDTVREKIQEDINEINKEKNLPKPGDVSSPKVDKQLQIKESLEDLQEQLKETSNENQKREIEKQIQKREIEKQIEIKKSDEELLKSKDDKALDLDLELNSKASSKEESKGKEEKIIKGKSRANLGDLNNDKNLMMLEDQKLPEDKKLDSKKEFKPVSEVKELDEISKPNNNKINESSPLDRPSYNDIDSKVEADNKDVNLQKTKLQVKDQATSLNKDLTTMSIDFSSPVFLEVIDPITNLGTLQLIDLNTGVRLKESSQQGIQRYGIYEREKDLVVIKMDSGKAKLQILNKLENLKVVSESSFEINKNSSLYVDSKMILVAVKDKNSSNSWRLAKFSPKNLDEFILSENKILPFTSFSVRKNFIYLQDESKSLVILDLNTLKKVK from the coding sequence ATGAAAAAAATGTTACTAATCTTTAGTTTTTTCCTTATTTTTTTGAATGGATTTCCTCTTAATGCAAGGGAAGTTGATAAGAAAAAATTAAAGGACTTTGTTAATATGGATCTTGAGTTTGTAAATTATAAAGGTCCTTATGATTCTACAAATACATATGAACAAATAGTGGGTATTGGGGAGTTTTTAGCAAGACCGTTGACCAATTCCAATAGCAACTCAAGTTATTATGGTAAATATTTTATTAATAGATTTATTGATGATCAAGATAAAAAAGCAAGTGTTGATGTTTTTTCTATTGGCAGTAAGTCAGAGCTTGACAGTATATTGAATTTAAGAAGAATTCTTACAGGGTATTTAATAAAGTCTTTTGATTATGATAGGTCTAGCGCAGAATTAATTGCTAAGGTTATTACAATATATAATGCTGTTTATAGAGGAGATTTGGATTATTATAAAGGGTTTTATATTGAGACTGCTTTGAAGTCTTTAACTAAAGAAAATGCAGGTCTTTCTAGGGTGTATAGTCAGTGGGCTGGAAAGACTCAAATATTTATTCCTCTTAAAAAAGATATTTTATCTGGAAATATTGAGTCTGACATTGATATTGACAGTTTGGTTACAGACAAGGTGGTATCAGCTCTTTTAAGTGAAAATGAAGCAGGTGTTAACTTTGCAAGAGATATTACAGACATTCAAGGTGAAACTCATAAAGCAGATCAAGATAAAATTGATATTGAATTAGATAATATTCATGAAAGTGATTCTAATATAACAGAAACTATTGAAAATTTAAGGGATCAGCTTGAAAAAGCTACAGATGAAGAGCATAAAAAGAAGATTGAAAGTCAGGTTGATGCTAAAAAGAAACAAAAAGAAGAACTGGATAAAAAGGCAATCAATCTTGATAAAGCTCAGCAAAAATTAGATTCTGCTGAAGATAATTTAGATGTTCAAAGAGATACTGTTAGAGAAAAAATTCAAGAGGATATTAACGAGATTAATAAGGAAAAGAATTTACCAAAGCCTGGTGATGTAAGTTCTCCTAAGGTTGATAAGCAGCTGCAGATAAAAGAGAGTCTAGAAGATTTGCAGGAGCAGCTTAAAGAAACTAGTAATGAAAATCAAAAAAGAGAAATTGAAAAGCAAATTCAAAAAAGAGAAATTGAAAAGCAAATTGAAATCAAAAAAAGTGACGAAGAACTTTTAAAAAGTAAAGATGATAAAGCATTAGATCTTGATCTAGAATTAAATTCTAAAGCTTCTAGTAAAGAAGAAAGTAAAGGCAAGGAGGAAAAAATAATCAAAGGTAAATCACGGGCAAACTTAGGCGATTTAAATAATGATAAAAATCTTATGATGCTAGAAGATCAAAAATTACCTGAAGATAAAAAATTAGATAGTAAAAAGGAATTTAAGCCCGTTTCTGAGGTTAAGGAATTAGATGAGATTTCCAAGCCTAACAACAATAAGATTAATGAATCATCACCGTTAGATAGGCCTTCTTATAATGACATTGATTCAAAAGTTGAGGCAGATAATAAAGATGTTAATTTGCAAAAGACCAAGCTTCAAGTTAAAGATCAAGCCACTTCTTTGAATAAAGATTTGACTACTATGTCTATAGATTTCAGTAGTCCTGTATTTTTAGAGGTTATTGATCCAATTACAAATTTAGGAACACTTCAACTTATTGATTTAAATACTGGTGTTAGGCTTAAAGAAAGTAGTCAGCAAGGCATTCAGCGGTATGGAATTTATGAACGTGAAAAAGATTTGGTTGTTATTAAAATGGATTCAGGAAAAGCTAAGCTTCAGATACTCAATAAACTTGAAAATTTAAAAGTGGTATCAGAGTCTAGTTTTGAGATTAATAAAAATTCATCTCTTTATGTTGACTCTAAAATGATTTTAGTAGCTGTTAAGGATAAGAATAGTAGCAATTCTTGGAGATTGGCTAAATTTTCTCCTAAAAATTTAGATGAGTTTATTCTTTCAGAGAATAAAATTTTGCCTTTTACTAGTTTTTCTGTGAGAAAAAATTTTATTTATTTGCAAGATGAGTCTAAAAGTCTAGTTATTTTAGATTTAAATACTTTAAAGAAAGTTAAATAA
- a CDS encoding endonuclease III domain-containing protein gives MFYNFFMINLDLIVDETLFRYPDVKPFLNYKNNYELLIMVILSARTTDNLVNKISPYLFERYENFESLSRANVGDVEKLIYKTGFYSRKAKNIINCSIDILEKFNGVIPNNIFDLVKLPGVGRKTANVILGSVYNKPAIIVDTHFSRVITRHALSLENSPIKIELDLKRRIKPCKQYRFSMAINKHAREICTSRSVSCVNCFLEKFAPRVC, from the coding sequence ATGTTTTATAATTTTTTTATGATTAATCTTGATTTGATTGTTGATGAAACTTTGTTTAGATACCCTGATGTTAAGCCTTTTTTAAATTATAAAAATAATTATGAACTTTTAATAATGGTTATTTTAAGTGCAAGAACAACAGATAATTTGGTGAATAAAATTTCTCCATACCTTTTTGAAAGGTATGAGAATTTTGAAAGTTTATCAAGAGCAAATGTTGGAGATGTTGAAAAATTAATTTATAAGACTGGTTTTTATTCAAGGAAAGCCAAAAATATTATAAATTGCTCTATTGATATTTTGGAAAAATTTAATGGTGTTATTCCAAATAATATTTTTGATCTTGTTAAGCTGCCTGGAGTAGGTCGAAAAACAGCAAATGTTATTCTTGGATCTGTTTACAATAAGCCTGCAATTATTGTAGATACTCATTTTAGTAGAGTTATTACAAGACATGCTCTTTCTTTGGAAAATTCTCCTATTAAGATTGAATTGGATCTAAAAAGAAGAATAAAGCCTTGTAAGCAATATAGATTTTCTATGGCTATCAATAAGCATGCAAGAGAAATTTGTACTTCTAGAAGTGTGAGTTGTGTTAATTGTTTTTTAGAAAAATTTGCTCCAAGAGTTTGTTAA
- a CDS encoding ABC transporter permease subunit — protein sequence MKTDTIIKKIYIVIFNIFIVLLIITPSLVNENSKIAIYKKDPNKVYLKSTKNIPMPPTKDNPLGIDKMGRDIMARLIIATRNSILLSLSYATISAIIGIFIGTIIGMFSFEICMLISKLIETLQTLPFFYIVSLVFYYFLKQKTYNMLQAATLLALIHGWIRFAFIARNNTLIIKNLDYVKASEAMGASKIRIILHHIFPEVFSSISSIIPLQMGRSLTTFEVVSFLQKQDKNLYPSLGELLNYMQMGNKYLWIWINPLLILIGINIILAMINFRLRKKMKHLISS from the coding sequence ATGAAAACAGATACAATAATAAAAAAAATTTATATCGTAATCTTCAATATATTTATTGTATTGCTAATTATTACTCCGTCACTGGTTAATGAAAATTCAAAAATTGCAATCTATAAAAAAGATCCAAATAAAGTTTATTTAAAATCTACCAAAAACATACCTATGCCACCCACAAAAGACAACCCACTAGGAATAGACAAAATGGGAAGAGATATTATGGCAAGACTAATAATTGCAACCAGAAACTCTATTCTACTTTCGCTAAGCTACGCAACAATTTCTGCAATAATTGGAATCTTTATTGGAACAATAATAGGCATGTTTAGTTTTGAAATTTGCATGCTAATTTCAAAACTAATAGAAACATTGCAAACATTGCCCTTTTTTTACATCGTGTCTCTAGTTTTTTATTACTTTTTAAAACAAAAAACTTACAATATGCTTCAAGCAGCAACACTATTAGCATTGATTCATGGATGGATTAGATTTGCTTTTATTGCAAGAAACAATACATTAATAATAAAAAATTTAGATTATGTTAAAGCCAGTGAAGCTATGGGGGCAAGCAAAATTAGAATAATATTGCATCACATTTTTCCAGAAGTATTCTCATCAATATCATCTATAATTCCATTACAAATGGGAAGAAGCCTTACTACCTTTGAAGTAGTAAGCTTTTTACAAAAACAAGATAAAAATCTATACCCCAGCCTTGGAGAACTACTCAACTATATGCAAATGGGCAATAAATATCTATGGATATGGATCAACCCCTTACTTATATTAATAGGCATAAACATAATACTAGCAATGATAAATTTTAGGCTGAGAAAAAAAATGAAACATTTAATATCATCTTAA
- a CDS encoding ABC transporter permease: MKIFIFKNIIYLLINLICASFFCISLVNFFSNEQQYTPFVKTNILKKYLQYIGIYKSIERYTLIHDFNPKSKLEKDCFLKHIAGNSYIIYKTKNEGILWGDHRYSLLSKGKPTTKIIFQKIFNTLKVSIPGALLSYIVAIVLIVIWKIYIKNNLINNILEYLMLLLHSMPRNLTVFLILSLIYYLNLNPKNLIIGGFAWFFSFFIFNSVIFKQSLDKTLSEFYIKAAKSRGINKLQIILKHALIPSITPLLTNMRPILTTAFFGASMIESMFEINGIGALYLNALKFNDYAISKDLIFIGVFIMLIPNIITDILIYKINPYKDTLS, encoded by the coding sequence TTGAAAATATTTATTTTTAAAAATATAATATATTTATTAATCAATTTAATTTGTGCATCATTTTTTTGCATATCGTTAGTAAATTTTTTTTCAAATGAACAACAGTATACTCCTTTTGTTAAAACAAATATCCTAAAAAAATACTTGCAATACATTGGAATATACAAAAGCATAGAAAGATATACCCTGATACATGACTTCAACCCTAAATCAAAATTAGAAAAAGATTGCTTTTTAAAGCACATAGCTGGCAATTCATATATAATATACAAAACAAAAAATGAAGGAATACTGTGGGGTGATCATCGGTACTCTTTACTGAGTAAAGGAAAGCCAACTACTAAAATAATTTTTCAAAAAATATTCAATACTTTAAAAGTCTCAATCCCTGGCGCCCTACTCTCTTATATTGTAGCAATAGTCCTTATTGTAATTTGGAAAATTTACATAAAAAACAACCTAATAAATAATATTCTAGAATATTTAATGCTACTGCTCCACTCCATGCCAAGAAATTTAACAGTATTTTTAATATTGTCTTTAATATATTACCTTAATTTAAATCCTAAAAATTTAATAATAGGTGGATTTGCATGGTTTTTTTCATTCTTCATATTTAATTCTGTAATTTTTAAACAATCTCTTGACAAAACTTTATCAGAATTTTACATAAAAGCTGCAAAATCAAGAGGAATAAATAAATTGCAAATAATCTTAAAACATGCATTAATTCCATCAATAACACCACTGCTCACGAACATGAGACCTATTCTTACAACTGCTTTTTTTGGAGCATCAATGATTGAATCAATGTTTGAAATTAATGGAATTGGAGCCTTATATTTAAATGCTTTGAAATTCAACGATTATGCTATTTCTAAAGATTTAATTTTTATTGGTGTTTTCATTATGCTTATTCCAAATATAATAACAGATATACTAATTTACAAAATCAACCCATATAAGGACACCCTAAGCTAA
- a CDS encoding septum formation initiator family protein codes for MTIYKKIAISFYSGILSYFIIAPIFGERGFVNYQKLDNNLTLIKNHIEKLKEIQEELKAKYINLQVSKSEILKEAKKLGYYPKNSTVIKINKNIDQYNQGQILTLQKPLSKNQNFYLISIAIGLIYYFLSSCIIQTKKITKSNKL; via the coding sequence ATGACTATTTATAAAAAAATTGCAATCTCTTTTTATTCAGGAATACTAAGCTACTTTATAATAGCTCCCATATTTGGAGAGAGAGGATTTGTTAATTATCAAAAATTGGATAACAACTTAACATTAATAAAAAATCACATCGAAAAACTAAAAGAAATTCAAGAAGAATTAAAAGCAAAATATATTAACTTGCAAGTATCTAAATCAGAAATTCTAAAAGAAGCAAAAAAATTGGGCTACTACCCAAAAAACTCAACAGTAATAAAAATCAACAAGAATATAGATCAATATAACCAAGGGCAAATATTAACTTTACAAAAACCCCTTTCCAAGAATCAAAATTTTTACCTTATATCAATAGCAATAGGTTTAATTTATTATTTTTTATCAAGTTGCATTATCCAAACCAAAAAAATTACAAAAAGCAATAAACTCTAA
- a CDS encoding DUF4340 domain-containing protein: protein MTKPKIFSINKENIKILIIIVLTSTFLLGIIFSNENKVARILEEKFFDFDLNLISKIETELEGTLTKLGKDWMLTYNKQNIPVDNKKVNSLIKALDELQKNKLVSRDQKKHKELGIGEIPSFKLFDNNNKLLTEIFVGKSGEGDSRLAYIKGSDENVYLTKNIFLSYKGNSYNTFSDTTLFQEKNTKLENLSFKIIRKLNKENENNINNNYEITTKDGLYFLNNQKMTKERPLNIIAEFKADGLEIDKSKIDDYKLQYKIEVKWSNKSVNNIEIYFNKNEENDKDILIKKDKDEYYYMTSKWTFFDVFNLEKKLIEKDNISSNDNQEDHNEHHINAD from the coding sequence ATGACAAAACCAAAAATATTCTCAATCAATAAAGAAAATATAAAAATATTGATAATAATAGTGTTAACATCTACATTCTTATTGGGAATAATTTTTTCAAATGAAAACAAAGTAGCAAGGATTCTAGAAGAAAAATTTTTTGATTTTGACTTGAATTTAATTTCTAAAATTGAAACAGAGCTTGAAGGAACACTAACAAAACTTGGCAAAGATTGGATGTTAACATATAATAAACAAAATATTCCTGTCGACAATAAAAAAGTTAACTCTCTAATCAAAGCATTAGATGAGCTTCAAAAAAATAAACTTGTAAGTAGGGATCAAAAAAAACACAAAGAACTAGGAATTGGGGAAATCCCAAGCTTCAAATTATTTGACAATAATAACAAGCTATTAACAGAAATTTTTGTTGGAAAATCGGGAGAAGGCGATTCAAGATTGGCATACATCAAAGGTAGTGACGAAAATGTTTACTTAACAAAAAATATTTTCTTATCATATAAAGGGAATTCTTATAATACATTCTCAGATACTACCTTGTTCCAAGAAAAAAACACAAAATTAGAAAATTTATCATTCAAAATAATAAGAAAATTAAACAAAGAAAATGAAAATAATATAAATAATAACTATGAGATTACCACTAAAGATGGCCTTTATTTTTTAAATAACCAAAAAATGACAAAGGAAAGGCCTTTAAATATTATTGCTGAATTTAAAGCTGATGGGCTTGAAATTGATAAATCTAAAATAGATGACTATAAACTTCAATACAAAATTGAAGTCAAATGGAGCAATAAAAGTGTAAACAATATTGAAATTTATTTTAATAAAAACGAAGAAAATGACAAAGACATATTAATCAAAAAAGATAAAGATGAATATTACTACATGACCAGCAAATGGACTTTTTTTGATGTATTTAACTTAGAAAAAAAATTAATAGAAAAAGATAATATTTCTAGCAATGATAATCAAGAAGATCATAATGAACATCACATCAATGCAGATTAA